The Salegentibacter sp. Hel_I_6 region CATTCCGTGGAGAAGTTATTTCTAGGCTCATCTTTTTTTACTCAAAGTAACAACAATTATATATTTATCGTATGATTTAACAAAATACTTGAATAATAATGCAAATAACTGTAAACTTTTAAACAATCCTTGGTTTTTAAAATCCTTTAATCAAATCTCATCCAATGACTTTCGGTGTTTGTCCACAGATTTCTTAAACTGCGTGGGTGCTATTCCCATTACTTTTTTGAACTGATTGCTTAAATAGGCAACGCTACTATAATCTAGTTTAAAAACTATCTCACTTAAAGTCAATTTATAATAATCAATGAATTCTTTAACACATTCAATTTTCTGGTTGATGATGTATAACTCAAATGCTATGCCTTCTACAGCAGAAAAAAAGAGCTAAGGTACTTATAGTTAAGATGTAATTTTTCACTTATAAATTCTGGCCATTTTATATCGAGTAACTTATTGGAGTGGTGAATTTTTTCCACTACCAGGCTTTTCATTTGTTCAATGAGTTGACTTTTTCGATCGGTTTTTAGACTAAAACCAGAATTCCGAAGTTCTTTTTTCAAAAGGTTTTTGTTTGTTCATTTAATTCTTATTCTAAATATACTTCACCCAGTTTGATGACACTGTAAGAAATTTTCAACTTATCTAAGATAAACGCGACTGAGCTTATACAGCGTGCACACACCATATTTTTAATATAAAGAGTTGGAGTTATAAAGTTAATTACCGGGACCATAGAATATTCTTAGTCTGCCCAAAAATGCGCAAAGGAGCCACGAATCCACCAATAAATTGTAGAAAGTATTCGTGGATTAGTGGCATAATATAATATAAATATGTCTTTAAGGTAAATTCATTAGGCCCAAACATCTTAAATTATTTAGAAGTACCCGCATTATTCTGGTCATTTAAAATGGAACTTAAATTGATAACTCGATAAAGAGTATTAATCATAATTTAGGTTTTAAATATATACTTTTAAGCCATAAAAGCAACAGAAATAGCAGCAAATAAGGCTGCGAAAAATAAAATAACCAAAGCAAGAATACCATAAATTTTATCTTTTTTAGAAATAGTATCTTTCTTGTATTTTGTCTTTTTCCGGTTTTTATTTTTTCTTCTATCTCTTCTATTTGCACTCATTATATTATATTTATATGATTGGTAAAATTGTCCAGTTAAGAGTTATTTCTTATAATTAGCTAAGAATCAAAAGATATGATCGTCCTAATTTTATTAAGTAACCTCAGGCAAAAAACCGCCCTGAAATTACTTTAAACGCATATATGAAAGTGAAAGGAAAGAGTAGTTTTTAAGGACTGCGAAAGCACAAAATATTATAGATTAAGAGCATCAAACTGGCAATTGACCAGTTGCGACCTCAAAAACATTGAGGTAGTTTTCAAATAGGTTCAAAAACTAACATAGCCTGCTAAATCGTAAATAAAAACCCGGCCTAAACCGGGTCCCAGTTACAATTAAGCCAGATAAGCTTCACAAGCTTCTACACATTCTCTACAAGCCTGCGCACAATCCTTGCAGTGTTGATGATCATGCTTATCGCATTCATCTGCACAATCCTGACATACCTTTTTACAATATTCAACCAGGGCATTCACATCGCTATAACTCGTGGCTAAAATTTGATTTAAAGCAGCACAGGCTTCAGCACATACCCTGTCAATTCTAATGCAATCTTTCATCATCTTTACATTGTCTTCATCAAGACAGGCATCAGCACAATAATTGCAATGGTTAATACAATTTCCAAGTGCATTAATTAATTTTTCATTTCTCATAATATTTATTTTTAATGGTTTATGTCGAAATTATAAACTAAAAACCAAAGTGGGTTTTAAAATTATGCTAAGATCTTTCAATTTTAAAGGTATTTAACAAAGTCCTTAAAATTTTAAGGCTTTTTTTCTTCTAATTGTGTCCATTTCCAGCCATCCTGCAATAATAAGGTCTTGAAAAATCTGCGTTTTTTCATAAATTTTTCTTCTATATCTTTTTGTTCTATAGTGGTAGACACCAAGCCGTGTTCCTGCAAAATTGCAACCGAAATTTTTGCAGTATTTTTTTCTTTAATATTGATATGGGTAACTTCAGATATAATTTTAAAATAATTTTCAAAAGCTACAATCAAAGGCCGAATATCTTCTAAGGGGGGCTGTTTTTCCTTTTTTATTTTATGGGTAAGGATAACTAATGCCTCGTATAGGCGCGCCAGTTGCAAAACTACATTGTTACTTTGATTTGGGTTGTGGAAATAATGAATAACCGGATATGTTCTATGATGCTGGCTGTATTTAATAATAGAGTCGGATATATCATCAATTTTATTCGTCAGTCTTGAAAAGTCTTTTTTATTCCAGGAATTAAGTACAATTTCTTGCGGTGTGCTTCCTAAGG contains the following coding sequences:
- a CDS encoding four-helix bundle copper-binding protein gives rise to the protein MRNEKLINALGNCINHCNYCADACLDEDNVKMMKDCIRIDRVCAEACAALNQILATSYSDVNALVEYCKKVCQDCADECDKHDHQHCKDCAQACRECVEACEAYLA
- a CDS encoding potassium channel family protein translates to MNILSILGIIIYLLIVLDVIQTTLSLQGGGWLTSRFSHFFWKGFLNISGKDGSSKFLSHAGYILLIAIVIIWVFALWSSMVLILYSNPGSIIQSSTKTTAGLWEVIYYSGFTLSTLGVGDFIAAGNYWRLLTTIYSFTGLILLTMSVTYFIPVLSAVIDQQKLGIKLSTLGSTPQEIVLNSWNKKDFSRLTNKIDDISDSIIKYSQHHRTYPVIHYFHNPNQSNNVVLQLARLYEALVILTHKIKKEKQPPLEDIRPLIVAFENYFKIISEVTHINIKEKNTAKISVAILQEHGLVSTTIEQKDIEEKFMKKRRFFKTLLLQDGWKWTQLEEKKP